A single region of the Micropterus dolomieu isolate WLL.071019.BEF.003 ecotype Adirondacks linkage group LG18, ASM2129224v1, whole genome shotgun sequence genome encodes:
- the lhfpl5a gene encoding LHFPL tetraspan subfamily member 5 protein yields the protein MLPAQEAAKIYHTNYVRNARAVGVLWTVFTITFAVITVVVFIQPYWIGDSVNTPQAGYFGLFHYCIGNALTSELTCKGSALDFGSIPSGAFKTAMFFVGISMLLVVGSIVCFSLFFFCNAGSVYKICAWMQLASSTCMVIGCMIYPDGWDSDEVKRMCGQRTDKYTLGNCTVRWAYILAIISIMDSLILSMVAFSLGSRQDKLLPEDFQVEGKDND from the exons ATGCTCCCGGCTCAGGAGGCAGCCAAAATCTACCACACCAACTACGTGCGTAACGCCCGGGCCGTAGGCGTGCTGTGGACGGTCTTCACCATCACCTTCGCCGTCATCACCGTGGTGGTGTTCATCCAGCCTTACTGGATCGGGGACAGCGTCAACACGCCGCAGGCCGGGTACTTCGGCCTCTTCCACTACTGCATCGGCAACGCGCTCACCTCGGAGCTCACCTGCAAGGGGAGCGCGTTGGACTTCGGCTCCATCCCATCCGGCGCTTTCAAGACGGCCATGTTCTTCGTGGGGATCTCCATGCTGCTGGTGGTGGGCAGCATCGTCTGCTTcagcctcttcttcttctgcaacGCGGGGAGCGTTTACAAGATCTGCGCCTGGATGCAGCTGGCCTCGA gCACATGCATGGTGATTGGCTGTATGATCTATCCTGACGGCTGGGACTCGGACGAGGTGAAGCGCATGTGTGGCCAGCGGACTGACAAATACACCCTGGGCAACTGCACGGTGCGCTGGGCGTACATCCTGGCCATCATCAGCATCATGGACTCGCTCATCCTCTCCATGGTGGCCTTCAGCCTGGGCAGCCGGCAGGACAAGCTGCTGCCCGAGGACTTCCAGGTGGAGGGGAAAG ATAACGACTAG